Proteins encoded by one window of Sediminicoccus rosea:
- a CDS encoding Abi-alpha family protein, with protein sequence MKQTLGTIPEDLLGIAGGDWLHQQRQRNVLAMKAKTEEIRLRIGAGPPNAPSPSVVLPLLIGAADESRPELQDLWAALLASALQPDGGERVRRAFFDTLKAMEPVDARLFRALAAYGPGALIGDQVEARIEEDLRLFGAAAAVGWEALTKLGLIRTSLNKQMTLYGQEFWRACNPSM encoded by the coding sequence TTGAAGCAGACCCTTGGCACCATCCCCGAAGACCTACTTGGGATTGCCGGTGGCGATTGGCTGCACCAACAGCGACAACGGAACGTCCTGGCAATGAAGGCCAAGACTGAAGAAATTCGCCTCCGCATCGGGGCCGGTCCCCCGAACGCGCCAAGCCCCTCAGTCGTGCTGCCGTTGCTGATCGGTGCGGCGGACGAAAGCCGTCCAGAGCTTCAAGACCTATGGGCCGCGTTGCTTGCGAGTGCCCTTCAGCCGGACGGGGGGGAGCGTGTCCGGAGAGCGTTCTTCGACACGCTGAAAGCCATGGAACCGGTTGACGCTCGTTTGTTCAGGGCGTTGGCGGCCTACGGTCCGGGTGCATTAATCGGCGATCAGGTGGAAGCGCGTATCGAGGAAGACTTGAGGCTATTCGGCGCGGCCGCCGCTGTCGGATGGGAGGCTCTAACCAAGCTTGGCCTTATTCGGACGAGCTTGAACAAGCAGATGACCCTTTACGGCCAAGAGTTCTGGCGGGCATGCAACCCATCCATGTGA
- a CDS encoding IS3 family transposase (programmed frameshift), with protein sequence MKRSRFSDEQIIGILKEQEAGAATADVCRRHGISGATFYKWKAKFGGLEVTEAKRLRTLEEENAKLKKLLAEAMLDIAVLKDISNKKMVTPGAKRNAVAHARECHGLSERRACDLIGIARRVARYQPSRADDAGLRQRLRELAAERRRFGYRRLGYLLAREGLAPNHKKLLRLYREEGLKVRRRGGRKRALGTRAPMVLPQGPNQRWSLDFVSDALGCGRRFRILCVVDDFTRECLALVADTSLSGARVARELDAIVALRGKPLAVVSDNGTELTSTSILRWSQERQVEWHYIAPGKPTQNAFVESFNGRLRDECLNETLFTSMPQARAVLATWRQDYNTIRPHSKLGGRPPAEIAGQPGWGHAPNPVAIPSTIRHQRRGLSV encoded by the exons ATGAAGCGCAGCAGGTTTAGCGATGAGCAGATCATCGGGATTTTGAAAGAGCAGGAGGCCGGTGCGGCTACGGCGGATGTGTGCCGGCGGCACGGCATCAGCGGCGCGACCTTCTACAAGTGGAAGGCGAAGTTTGGCGGCCTTGAGGTGACTGAGGCCAAGCGGCTGCGGACGTTGGAAGAGGAGAACGCCAAGCTCAAGAAGCTGCTGGCGGAAGCGATGCTGGACATCGCGGTGCTGAAGGACATCTCGA ACAAAAAAATGGTGACGCCCGGCGCGAAGCGGAACGCGGTCGCCCATGCCCGGGAGTGTCACGGGCTGAGCGAGCGTCGGGCGTGTGATCTGATCGGCATCGCCCGGCGGGTGGCGCGGTATCAGCCGAGCCGGGCGGATGACGCTGGCCTGCGGCAGCGGCTGCGGGAGCTGGCGGCCGAGCGTCGCCGGTTCGGGTATCGGCGTCTGGGCTATTTGCTGGCCCGCGAGGGCCTCGCGCCGAACCACAAGAAGCTGCTGCGGCTCTACCGCGAGGAGGGGCTCAAGGTGCGCCGCCGCGGGGGCCGTAAGCGGGCGCTGGGCACCAGGGCGCCGATGGTGCTGCCGCAGGGGCCGAACCAGCGCTGGTCGCTGGACTTCGTGTCCGACGCGCTGGGCTGTGGTCGGCGGTTCCGCATCCTGTGCGTGGTGGACGACTTCACACGCGAATGCCTGGCACTGGTGGCCGACACCTCGCTGTCGGGTGCGAGGGTGGCCCGTGAACTCGATGCGATTGTGGCGCTCCGCGGGAAGCCTTTGGCGGTGGTCAGTGACAACGGCACGGAACTGACGTCGACGTCGATCCTGCGCTGGTCGCAGGAGCGGCAGGTGGAGTGGCACTACATCGCCCCCGGGAAGCCCACCCAGAACGCGTTCGTCGAGAGCTTCAACGGCCGCCTGCGGGATGAGTGCCTCAACGAGACGTTGTTCACGTCGATGCCGCAGGCCCGGGCGGTACTGGCCACCTGGCGGCAGGACTACAACACCATCCGGCCGCACTCGAAGCTGGGCGGGCGGCCCCCCGCCGAGATCGCCGGCCAACCGGGTTGGGGGCATGCCCCCAACCCCGTTGCCATCCCATCAACCATCAGACATCAACGCAGAGGACTCTCCGTCTGA
- a CDS encoding DUF6538 domain-containing protein — MEKRRQGWYAVLEVPPDLRAAAGCNKKRKTLGTSDKHVAKARLGAVLGELHKWLDGVRRKKPDTDPLVAEAMGWRETLKDAREGKGVPSVLIEDPNGLLQEVPDDTLVLDMVADRGHRIEREQGPARAEDFADIAMGRATLTTTYIEDWLAEPGQRGAYRSRTAADYRSIVKTFAGWSTKDASGVIIERVSRRSVALYLQHLQKQGISATRIRTIIAALSGYWVWMERRGVVAEGSHNPWEKQAPRKPLADGDDAKERAFTDEEVKTLLTGTTDTFLLDFMRIGALTGMRIEEIARLTVGMCKGNVIRAPGVKGNKAVVPRDVPMHPDLVPIIARRSKDKPATAYLFDDGLKMNQHGERSPSASKRFNYYREKVGVHEKPEGKRRSLVNFHSFRRWFITRAATAGQPLFVIREVVGHKQPKEDVTTSRYVTPGQLQDLKRACVEAVKLPVLAGREGP; from the coding sequence ATGGAGAAGCGCCGCCAGGGCTGGTATGCGGTGCTGGAAGTCCCCCCTGATCTCAGGGCGGCGGCGGGCTGCAACAAGAAGCGCAAGACGCTCGGCACGTCTGACAAGCACGTTGCCAAGGCGCGGCTTGGGGCCGTCTTGGGGGAACTGCACAAATGGCTTGATGGGGTCCGCCGCAAGAAGCCCGATACGGACCCGCTTGTGGCCGAGGCGATGGGGTGGCGGGAGACGCTGAAGGATGCGCGGGAGGGCAAGGGCGTCCCCTCTGTGCTGATCGAGGACCCCAACGGGCTGCTTCAGGAGGTCCCTGACGACACCCTCGTCTTGGACATGGTGGCGGACCGTGGGCATCGGATTGAACGGGAGCAAGGCCCGGCCCGAGCCGAGGACTTCGCGGACATTGCGATGGGCCGCGCCACACTCACGACCACCTACATCGAAGATTGGCTAGCCGAACCGGGCCAGCGCGGGGCTTACCGCTCCCGCACCGCTGCCGATTACCGGAGCATCGTGAAGACCTTCGCAGGCTGGTCCACGAAGGACGCAAGCGGCGTGATCATCGAGAGGGTAAGCCGCCGATCCGTCGCCCTCTACCTTCAGCACCTTCAGAAGCAGGGCATCAGCGCCACGCGCATCAGGACCATCATTGCGGCGCTGTCCGGCTATTGGGTGTGGATGGAGAGGCGGGGTGTCGTTGCCGAAGGGTCCCATAACCCGTGGGAGAAGCAGGCCCCACGCAAGCCGCTGGCGGACGGCGACGACGCGAAGGAACGGGCGTTTACCGATGAGGAGGTGAAGACCCTTCTGACGGGAACCACGGATACCTTCCTCCTCGACTTCATGCGGATTGGGGCGCTCACGGGGATGCGGATTGAGGAGATTGCGCGTCTCACGGTCGGCATGTGCAAGGGCAACGTGATCCGCGCCCCCGGCGTTAAGGGGAACAAGGCCGTGGTCCCCCGCGACGTGCCGATGCACCCGGACCTTGTGCCCATCATCGCCCGCCGATCAAAGGACAAGCCCGCGACGGCTTACCTCTTCGACGATGGCTTGAAGATGAACCAGCACGGCGAACGCTCCCCCTCCGCAAGCAAGCGGTTCAACTACTACCGGGAGAAGGTGGGCGTTCACGAAAAGCCGGAGGGCAAGCGCCGTTCGCTGGTCAACTTCCACAGCTTCCGGCGATGGTTCATCACAAGGGCAGCGACGGCGGGACAGCCCCTCTTCGTCATCCGGGAGGTCGTTGGACACAAGCAACCGAAGGAAGACGTGACGACAAGCCGCTACGTCACTCCGGGGCAGCTTCAGGACCTCAAGCGGGCCTGTGTGGAAGCCGTTAAGCTCCCCGTTCTGGCGGGGCGTGAAGGCCCGTGA
- a CDS encoding recombinase family protein: MIVGYARTSTVEQEAGLEAQERDLLSVGCERVFAERVSSVAKRAQMEAALDFVRKGDTLAVTKLDRLARSVADLLAIVARLEAKGVALRVLSMGGQPVDTGTATGKLMLTMLGAVAEFERALMLERQREGIAKAKADGKYKGRVPTAQRQADAVMKLKAEGVKPTEIAQRLGMGRASVYRILGRDTEGARSG, encoded by the coding sequence ATGATCGTCGGATATGCCCGCACCTCAACCGTTGAGCAGGAGGCGGGGCTAGAAGCCCAGGAGCGGGACCTTCTCAGCGTCGGGTGTGAGCGGGTCTTCGCAGAGCGCGTCTCTTCCGTCGCCAAGCGGGCGCAGATGGAAGCGGCCCTGGACTTCGTCCGGAAGGGAGACACCCTCGCCGTCACCAAGCTTGATCGTCTCGCCCGTTCCGTGGCGGACCTCCTCGCCATCGTCGCCCGGCTCGAAGCGAAGGGCGTGGCGTTGCGGGTCCTGTCCATGGGCGGGCAGCCGGTGGATACGGGGACCGCGACCGGGAAGCTCATGCTGACCATGCTGGGGGCTGTTGCGGAGTTTGAGCGGGCCTTGATGCTGGAACGCCAGCGGGAGGGCATTGCCAAGGCGAAGGCGGACGGGAAATACAAGGGGCGCGTCCCCACCGCCCAACGACAGGCCGACGCCGTGATGAAGCTCAAGGCCGAGGGTGTGAAGCCGACCGAGATTGCCCAGCGCCTCGGGATGGGACGGGCCAGCGTTTACCGCATCCTGGGACGGGATACGGAAGGTGCGAGGAGCGGGTGA